The Oxobacter pfennigii genome has a window encoding:
- a CDS encoding S8 family serine peptidase — MRLKEVSDLIGADYVKNKGEGVRIAVFDTGFTPHGAVKNVVTGVNFTNDNDGNREDYTDGHSHGTHITGIISYLVPESEIYICKILNNNMMGLSFRICDAIDYCIENNIKIINMSFVTTVDSKLTRDYIKKAIDNDIMIVAAAGNSEDIAYPASYDKVVSVGVWNPYGRYKENQSREVDIIAPGISIMSCSIHGGYIAKSGSSQAAPIVTAAAGKLLCESKEMSRDELYERLMECRRFRFIRSRYGGIIDLSKNTRAQSVF, encoded by the coding sequence TTGAGACTTAAAGAAGTATCGGATTTAATAGGAGCAGATTATGTAAAAAACAAAGGGGAAGGTGTCAGAATAGCCGTTTTTGATACCGGCTTCACCCCCCATGGGGCAGTTAAAAACGTGGTGACGGGAGTGAATTTCACCAATGATAATGACGGAAACAGAGAGGATTATACGGACGGGCATTCCCACGGCACACATATAACAGGCATAATCTCTTATCTCGTACCTGAATCTGAAATATATATATGCAAAATCCTCAATAACAATATGATGGGTTTATCCTTCAGAATATGTGATGCCATTGATTATTGCATTGAAAATAATATAAAAATCATCAATATGTCCTTTGTGACAACCGTGGATTCAAAACTCACCAGAGATTATATTAAAAAGGCAATTGACAATGATATAATGATTGTTGCCGCTGCAGGCAATTCCGAGGACATTGCTTACCCTGCCTCCTATGACAAGGTGGTAAGCGTGGGAGTGTGGAACCCCTATGGAAGATATAAGGAAAATCAAAGTCGGGAAGTGGATATAATCGCTCCTGGAATTTCAATAATGAGCTGCAGCATACACGGAGGATATATAGCAAAGAGCGGTTCGTCCCAGGCAGCACCTATTGTAACGGCAGCGGCCGGCAAGCTCCTTTGCGAGAGCAAAGAAATGAGCCGGGATGAATTGTATGAAAGATTAATGGAATGCCGACGGTTCAGATTTATAAGGTCAAGATATGGCGGAATAATCGATCTTTCAAAAAACACAAGAGCTCAATCCGTATTTTAG
- a CDS encoding response regulator transcription factor yields MREKRSKNILIIEDEIMVSEVLSAYLEKEGYSVYCSNKGIDGLKLFEEIDFKLVILDLMLPDIEGEEICRAIRKISDVYIFMLTAKGTLNDRVEGLNMGADEYLVKPFSPRELTARVNALFRRIINNKASDMSIKNGDIEINPEDRSVKVKGDYVQLTPNEFDILYVLALNKGKVLTREQLIQKVFGLEFEGYDRTIDVHIKNIRKKIEEDSRNPKFIITVTRIGYKFGGDN; encoded by the coding sequence ATGAGAGAGAAACGATCGAAAAATATTTTGATAATAGAAGATGAAATTATGGTTTCGGAGGTTTTATCGGCTTACCTTGAAAAGGAAGGCTATAGTGTATATTGCAGCAATAAAGGTATTGATGGCTTGAAGCTTTTTGAAGAAATTGATTTCAAGCTGGTTATATTGGACCTCATGCTTCCAGATATTGAAGGAGAAGAAATATGCAGAGCTATAAGAAAGATTTCTGATGTGTATATATTCATGCTGACAGCCAAGGGTACTTTAAATGACAGGGTGGAAGGACTCAACATGGGGGCTGATGAATATCTCGTCAAACCCTTCAGCCCGAGGGAGCTGACTGCCAGAGTCAATGCATTGTTCAGGAGAATCATAAATAATAAAGCTTCAGATATGTCAATAAAAAACGGTGACATTGAAATTAATCCTGAGGACAGGTCTGTGAAGGTAAAGGGTGATTATGTGCAGCTTACCCCTAATGAATTCGATATCCTTTATGTTTTGGCTTTAAACAAAGGCAAGGTGTTGACAAGGGAACAGCTTATACAGAAAGTCTTTGGACTGGAGTTTGAAGGCTACGACAGAACCATAGACGTCCATATAAAAAATATACGAAAAAAGATAGAAGAGGACAGCAGAAATCCGAAGTTCATAATAACCGTGACCAGAATAGGCTACAAATTTGGCGGTGATAATTGA
- a CDS encoding LapA family protein gives MAVRFIVSLVFAILVAIFALQNSGSVTIKFLFFQSNISQALVILISAVVGAIIVLILSTIAQIKLNHTVKSSAKAITALEEEKKLLSDKIDELLKQANSQITNSSINNEGEGNEV, from the coding sequence ATGGCTGTGAGATTCATAGTCTCTCTGGTTTTTGCCATACTTGTAGCTATATTCGCACTTCAAAATTCAGGCAGCGTAACCATCAAATTCTTGTTTTTTCAGTCAAATATTTCTCAAGCCCTGGTAATACTGATATCAGCAGTCGTAGGCGCTATTATAGTATTGATACTTTCAACCATCGCACAAATAAAGCTTAACCATACCGTAAAAAGCTCGGCAAAAGCCATTACAGCACTGGAAGAGGAAAAAAAGCTTTTGTCCGATAAAATCGACGAGCTATTAAAGCAAGCAAATTCACAAATCACGAATAGTTCGATCAATAATGAGGGGGAAGGAAATGAAGTATAA
- a CDS encoding MarR family winged helix-turn-helix transcriptional regulator, with amino-acid sequence MEAANGKIVIDLMRQVSAKFEKNLRQHFNDCNLTVPQMNVISLLSRYGEMRISDISGKMGLTNGTTSGIIDRLERIELVKRVRLEEDRRVVKVVLIKGVDSLNTDYDSRLCDCLDKMFGKVTREELQTIVKGLNILNDILDDKR; translated from the coding sequence ATGGAGGCGGCAAATGGAAAAATTGTAATAGATCTTATGAGGCAGGTTAGTGCAAAATTTGAAAAAAACTTAAGGCAGCATTTCAATGACTGCAACCTTACCGTCCCTCAGATGAATGTTATATCCCTATTAAGCCGGTATGGAGAGATGAGGATAAGTGACATAAGCGGAAAAATGGGGCTTACAAATGGAACCACATCAGGAATTATAGATCGCTTAGAGCGAATTGAGCTTGTCAAAAGAGTAAGGTTGGAAGAGGACAGACGGGTTGTCAAGGTTGTCCTCATAAAGGGTGTGGATAGTTTAAATACCGATTATGATTCAAGATTGTGCGATTGCCTGGATAAAATGTTTGGAAAAGTTACCAGAGAAGAATTACAAACCATTGTCAAAGGACTTAACATACTGAATGATATTCTTGACGATAAGAGATAA
- the ftsH gene encoding ATP-dependent zinc metalloprotease FtsH, with protein sequence MNPIKKNLIYYLGLALSITIMINLALSIMSQSTVEEIEYGKFMTMRENKEIEEVIIKPDRLTITPKSGSGAEKKVYYTGNINEPDLVDKLYEAGAKFYTPVNNMNSPIVNFIISWILPIGLFYFLSSQLTKSYTKKMGGGAMSFGKSTAKVYVEKSTGVNFNDVAGQEEAKESLNEIVDFLHKPSKYIRIGAKLPKGALLVGPPGTGKTLLAKAVAGEANVPFFSLSGSDFVEMFVGVGASRVRDLFKQAEQHAPCIIFIDEIDAIGKSRDGGIGGNDEREQTLNQLLAEMDGFDSSKGVVILAATNRPEVLDKALLRPGRFDRRVIVDKPDLKGRESILKVHVKNVILDEGVNLDDIALATAGAVGADLANIVNEAALRAVRMGREKVSQEDLYEAVETIIAGKEKKDRILTPKEKRLVAFHEVGHALAAALQKQTQPVHKITIVPRTMGALGYTMQLPEEEKYLMSKDEILEQIVVLLAGRAAEEVEFNTATTGAANDIERATQMARYMVSVYGMSERFGMISMESAQNRYLDGRPVQHCANETAADIDKEVQSILKSCHEKAVNLLRDNLEALRKISEFLYEKETIMGQQLMDILNSVKGEQRAEAAAAKEN encoded by the coding sequence ATGAATCCAATTAAAAAAAATTTGATATATTATCTTGGACTCGCATTAAGCATTACAATTATGATTAATTTAGCCTTATCCATAATGTCCCAATCCACTGTGGAGGAAATAGAATATGGGAAATTTATGACCATGCGTGAAAACAAGGAAATAGAAGAAGTGATAATAAAGCCCGACAGGCTCACTATAACGCCTAAATCCGGAAGCGGCGCAGAAAAAAAGGTTTATTACACCGGAAATATAAACGAGCCTGATTTGGTTGACAAGCTTTATGAAGCAGGCGCTAAATTTTATACACCGGTAAATAACATGAATTCACCAATAGTCAATTTTATTATTTCATGGATATTGCCAATAGGCCTATTTTATTTCTTAAGTTCCCAGCTTACAAAATCCTACACCAAAAAGATGGGGGGCGGCGCCATGTCCTTTGGAAAGAGCACTGCTAAGGTTTATGTCGAGAAAAGCACTGGCGTAAATTTCAATGACGTGGCAGGCCAGGAGGAAGCAAAAGAGTCTTTAAATGAAATAGTGGATTTTTTGCATAAGCCATCAAAATATATAAGAATTGGCGCAAAGCTTCCTAAAGGCGCTCTTCTTGTAGGGCCTCCGGGGACAGGCAAGACCCTCCTTGCAAAGGCAGTGGCCGGAGAAGCTAATGTGCCTTTCTTCTCTCTCTCGGGCTCTGATTTTGTTGAGATGTTTGTTGGAGTAGGGGCTTCCAGGGTAAGGGACTTATTTAAGCAGGCAGAGCAGCATGCACCCTGTATAATCTTCATAGATGAAATAGATGCCATAGGCAAAAGCAGGGACGGAGGCATAGGCGGAAATGATGAAAGGGAACAGACCTTAAACCAGCTCCTTGCTGAGATGGACGGCTTTGATTCTTCAAAAGGAGTTGTAATACTTGCAGCCACAAACAGGCCGGAAGTGCTGGATAAAGCATTATTAAGACCGGGACGTTTTGACCGCAGGGTAATAGTTGACAAGCCGGACCTTAAAGGAAGGGAATCCATTTTAAAGGTCCATGTAAAGAATGTAATTTTGGATGAAGGTGTTAATCTTGATGATATAGCACTAGCTACGGCAGGTGCAGTAGGGGCAGATCTTGCAAACATTGTAAATGAGGCAGCTCTCCGTGCTGTAAGGATGGGGAGAGAAAAGGTGAGCCAGGAAGATCTCTATGAAGCCGTAGAAACTATAATCGCAGGCAAGGAGAAAAAGGACAGAATTTTAACACCCAAGGAAAAGAGGCTGGTAGCCTTCCATGAAGTAGGACATGCACTGGCAGCAGCTCTTCAAAAGCAGACCCAGCCTGTTCATAAGATTACCATTGTGCCCAGGACTATGGGTGCATTAGGATATACAATGCAGCTTCCCGAAGAGGAGAAATACCTCATGTCAAAGGATGAAATATTGGAACAAATAGTGGTTTTGCTGGCCGGAAGGGCAGCCGAAGAAGTGGAATTCAACACTGCCACCACTGGTGCAGCCAATGATATTGAGCGGGCTACCCAGATGGCAAGGTATATGGTATCGGTATACGGAATGTCCGAAAGGTTTGGAATGATAAGCATGGAATCCGCACAAAACAGATATTTAGACGGAAGGCCGGTGCAGCATTGTGCTAATGAAACAGCGGCGGATATTGATAAGGAAGTTCAAAGCATCCTAAAAAGCTGCCATGAAAAAGCCGTCAATCTTTTAAGGGACAATTTGGAAGCCTTAAGAAAAATATCCGAGTTTCTTTATGAGAAAGAAACTATAATGGGTCAGCAATTGATGGATATATTGAATTCCGTAAAGGGTGAACAGAGGGCAGAAGCAGCTGCGGCAAAAGAAAATTAA
- a CDS encoding DegV family protein: MKYKIIADSSCDLTMEMRAAMGVDIVPLTLILDEKEYVDDTNLDVHQYVKDMNACPVSPKTSCPSPADFLNRYKQDGSIFVVTLSSKLSGTYQSAVMAKNLFLEEIGEKFIHVFDSFSASVAETLISRKIFELAEKGVEELEIVEKVTNYIKEMKTLFLLESLEHLAKAGRLNPIIAKIASFLEIKPIMGATDEGNIKLVEKVRGYKKAFNRFIDIIGKEGTKLEDKVLAIAHCNCLDRAIKFKEEVLKRYNFKDIVVVEMAGLTSTYADDGGIVIAF, encoded by the coding sequence ATGAAGTATAAAATTATTGCAGACAGCAGTTGTGATTTAACCATGGAAATGAGAGCTGCCATGGGTGTGGATATCGTACCGCTCACATTAATTTTGGATGAGAAGGAATATGTTGATGATACAAACTTGGATGTACATCAATATGTGAAGGATATGAATGCTTGCCCTGTATCGCCTAAAACATCCTGCCCTTCACCGGCAGATTTTTTGAACAGGTATAAGCAGGATGGAAGCATATTTGTCGTAACTCTTTCTTCCAAATTAAGCGGAACTTATCAAAGTGCTGTTATGGCAAAAAACTTATTTTTAGAAGAAATCGGTGAAAAATTCATCCATGTTTTTGATTCATTCAGTGCATCCGTTGCAGAAACTCTTATCAGCAGAAAAATATTCGAGCTTGCGGAAAAAGGTGTTGAGGAGTTAGAGATAGTAGAAAAAGTTACAAATTATATAAAGGAAATGAAGACTCTATTTCTCCTTGAAAGCCTTGAACATCTGGCCAAAGCCGGAAGGCTTAACCCCATAATTGCCAAAATTGCATCCTTTTTAGAGATAAAGCCTATTATGGGCGCTACAGATGAAGGCAATATTAAGCTGGTTGAAAAGGTAAGGGGATATAAAAAAGCCTTTAACAGATTTATCGATATAATAGGGAAAGAAGGAACGAAGCTTGAAGACAAGGTGTTGGCCATCGCTCACTGCAACTGCCTTGACAGAGCAATTAAATTCAAGGAAGAGGTTTTAAAAAGATATAATTTCAAGGATATAGTAGTGGTTGAAATGGCAGGCTTAACTTCCACCTATGCCGATGACGGTGGAATTGTTATAGCATTTTAA
- a CDS encoding ATP-dependent RecD-like DNA helicase, whose translation MEYLSGVVERITYANEENGFYVIKIKASGFPDLVTVVGNLASINVGSSIKLKGDWRQDSKYGKQFNAFEYTETVPATIAGIEKYLGSGLIKGIGPVNARRIVNQFKEDTIRVIDEEPDRLIEVEGIGSKRVSMIKKAWQEQKEIKNVMLFLQGNGVSTGYAVKIYKTYGNDSINIVKSNPYRLADDIWGIGFRTADKIAEKLGFDKNSYERCRSGLIYVLNELSNSGHCYAIREQLIKETIKILELDYELLNSTIDKMIEDETVVVDNDSIYLPPFYFSETGTAKRIKEILSSISNLKIADPDDIIEKVQKECDIRYDKIQIEAIKTAAKSKFMVLTGGPGTGKTTTTLAIIRVFQKLRANIMLAAPTGRAAKRMSEATGMESKTIHRLLEYKPPEGYKKNTDNPLDCDVLIIDETSMVDIILMYNLLKAISNRTIVILVGDIDQLPSVGAGNVLRDIISSGIVNVVHLNRIFRQAQGSDIITNAHKINKGEFPDLKGGKNSDFFFIEEESPEKIVGLIKDLCASRLSKYYNVDPVNDIQVLCPMQRGETGAFSLNTALQEALNKSVDFIKYGGYEYRLNDKVMQIKNNYDKGVFNGDIGIITSIDTEDKTLLIRFDNTDVLYDATELDELVLAYATTVHKSQGSEYKIVVSPFTMQHYMMLQRNLLYTCVTRAKKIFVLVGTKKAVGMAVSNNKIEERNTKLSYRLKEAQS comes from the coding sequence ATGGAATACTTAAGCGGAGTGGTAGAAAGAATAACTTATGCCAATGAAGAAAACGGATTTTATGTAATCAAAATAAAGGCTTCAGGCTTTCCTGACCTTGTTACCGTAGTAGGAAATTTAGCGTCGATTAATGTTGGTTCATCCATTAAGTTAAAAGGAGACTGGCGTCAGGACAGCAAATACGGAAAACAATTCAATGCATTTGAATACACAGAGACTGTTCCTGCTACCATAGCAGGAATTGAAAAATATTTAGGCAGCGGACTTATAAAAGGTATAGGCCCTGTTAATGCCAGAAGAATTGTGAATCAGTTTAAGGAAGACACCATAAGGGTTATAGATGAGGAACCGGACAGGCTAATAGAAGTAGAAGGTATTGGCTCAAAAAGAGTCTCCATGATAAAAAAGGCATGGCAGGAGCAGAAGGAAATAAAAAACGTCATGCTGTTTCTGCAGGGCAACGGCGTTTCCACAGGCTATGCTGTTAAAATATATAAAACCTACGGAAATGACAGCATAAATATTGTAAAATCCAACCCTTACAGGCTGGCAGATGACATATGGGGAATAGGTTTTAGAACTGCGGATAAAATAGCCGAAAAGCTGGGCTTTGACAAAAATTCCTATGAGAGATGCCGCTCAGGGCTAATATATGTATTAAATGAGCTGTCAAACAGCGGACACTGCTATGCCATTAGAGAACAGCTTATAAAGGAAACCATTAAAATACTTGAGCTTGATTATGAATTATTGAATTCAACCATAGACAAAATGATAGAAGATGAAACTGTAGTTGTAGATAATGATTCTATATACCTTCCACCCTTTTATTTCAGCGAAACAGGAACCGCAAAAAGGATAAAGGAAATACTGTCATCAATCAGCAATTTAAAAATTGCAGACCCGGACGATATTATAGAGAAGGTTCAGAAGGAATGCGATATAAGATACGATAAAATACAGATAGAAGCCATAAAGACGGCAGCAAAATCAAAGTTCATGGTGCTTACAGGGGGGCCGGGCACCGGTAAGACGACTACAACTCTTGCCATAATAAGAGTTTTTCAGAAGCTAAGAGCCAATATAATGCTGGCAGCGCCCACAGGCAGGGCTGCAAAAAGAATGTCCGAAGCCACCGGTATGGAGTCAAAGACCATCCACCGCCTTCTGGAATACAAACCACCTGAAGGCTATAAGAAAAATACTGATAACCCCCTTGATTGCGATGTACTAATAATAGATGAAACCTCCATGGTGGATATTATTTTAATGTACAATCTTTTAAAAGCCATATCGAACCGCACAATTGTAATACTGGTAGGTGATATAGACCAGCTGCCCTCCGTAGGGGCCGGAAACGTGCTTCGTGATATTATTTCATCAGGGATTGTAAATGTAGTTCATTTAAATCGGATATTTCGCCAGGCTCAGGGCAGTGACATCATAACCAATGCCCACAAAATAAACAAGGGGGAATTTCCTGACCTTAAGGGGGGAAAAAACAGCGATTTCTTCTTTATAGAAGAGGAATCCCCTGAAAAAATCGTAGGTTTAATAAAGGACCTGTGCGCATCGAGGCTTTCCAAGTATTATAATGTTGACCCGGTCAATGATATACAGGTACTTTGCCCTATGCAAAGAGGTGAAACCGGTGCCTTTAGCTTAAACACTGCATTACAGGAGGCATTGAACAAATCCGTGGATTTCATAAAATACGGGGGATATGAATACAGGCTCAATGACAAAGTCATGCAGATTAAAAACAATTATGACAAGGGAGTATTCAACGGGGACATAGGTATAATTACCTCCATAGATACCGAGGATAAAACCCTCCTTATACGCTTTGATAATACGGATGTTCTATATGATGCCACTGAGCTGGATGAATTGGTTCTTGCCTATGCAACCACTGTTCATAAAAGCCAGGGGAGCGAATACAAAATAGTGGTATCCCCTTTTACCATGCAGCATTATATGATGCTTCAAAGAAACCTTCTATATACATGCGTAACCAGGGCTAAAAAAATTTTCGTTCTCGTGGGTACGAAGAAAGCAGTTGGCATGGCAGTATCCAACAACAAAATAGAGGAGAGAAATACAAAGCTTTCATACAGATTAAAAGAAGCTCAATCCTAA
- a CDS encoding cell wall-binding repeat-containing protein, giving the protein MNFKKYVSIMCSALIMTLSFGSHAFAAPSNQRLSGSDRYGTSTAISREGWTENSDYAVIAYGEDFPDALSATPLAKMYNAPILLVSKDSLDSIYGVDDIKVSEELVRLNVKKVFIVGGTGVVSEKVENEIKALETTTGAEIEIERLAGLDRFETSLKVAEKVGMDNGIVITTGLDFPDALSIAPIASAKGMPILLVNNTEVNEDALNALTEKGYIGDMEDAPKAYIIGGTGVVGQNVEDMFLNKERLAGIDAYETNAAVLNAFEEDIDYSTAYIATRNTFPDALAGSALAALNMSPVIITGDTPSAVTAGIISSKFDSINNVRILGGEGAVTTETFNRLVTDVAEIKEILTAMENTMNAKSMENVSELSFNASTSGMPQEVQDQLAPILQMVNDAKLNMVAKSSVNEDNTIAKTSLEMVLDSQELMELGFWMDMDLTGETSKQQAIVKLSELLNMDLPAELMDKEYMVIDSEDMEDGAAEAVLVDYAQMAALNQQFINEMAKAIEEYMQTPGTEDFVAYKGEKTVMTPAGQVNAKAYEVKVDNKALEQFLTLLAGEDQDLSDLDILGDKGIVITYYIADGYIVGQDMVFDLQLDLSKMGDVIGEEEAAEPMTGIINIEFNMSSVTYNIGGEVEVTFPELTEDNSFNYKEIENYTFE; this is encoded by the coding sequence ATGAATTTTAAGAAATATGTATCTATAATGTGCTCAGCACTGATAATGACATTATCTTTCGGAAGTCACGCATTCGCAGCCCCTTCCAACCAGCGCCTTTCAGGCTCTGACAGGTATGGTACAAGCACAGCCATATCAAGAGAAGGCTGGACGGAGAATTCAGATTATGCTGTAATTGCATACGGTGAAGATTTCCCCGATGCACTGAGCGCAACTCCCCTTGCTAAAATGTACAATGCGCCTATCTTACTTGTATCAAAAGACAGCTTGGACAGTATATACGGTGTGGACGACATTAAAGTAAGCGAGGAATTAGTAAGACTTAATGTTAAAAAGGTATTCATAGTAGGCGGTACAGGAGTCGTATCAGAAAAGGTTGAAAATGAGATAAAGGCTCTTGAAACAACAACCGGTGCTGAAATAGAAATAGAAAGACTAGCAGGACTAGACAGGTTCGAAACATCCTTGAAGGTTGCCGAAAAAGTTGGAATGGACAATGGTATTGTCATCACAACAGGCCTTGATTTTCCTGATGCTCTTTCAATAGCACCTATAGCTTCAGCAAAAGGAATGCCTATTTTACTCGTAAACAATACTGAAGTGAATGAAGATGCTTTAAATGCATTGACTGAAAAAGGATATATAGGAGACATGGAAGATGCGCCAAAAGCTTATATTATAGGCGGTACAGGCGTTGTCGGACAAAACGTCGAGGATATGTTTTTAAACAAGGAAAGATTGGCAGGAATAGACGCTTATGAAACAAATGCGGCCGTTCTCAATGCCTTTGAAGAAGATATTGATTACAGCACAGCTTACATCGCAACAAGGAATACTTTCCCTGATGCGCTGGCAGGCTCAGCATTGGCTGCTTTAAATATGTCTCCTGTGATAATAACAGGGGATACCCCTAGCGCAGTTACTGCAGGCATTATATCTTCAAAATTTGATTCTATAAACAATGTAAGGATTCTCGGAGGAGAAGGCGCTGTAACTACTGAAACATTCAACAGACTTGTTACTGATGTAGCTGAAATAAAGGAAATCCTTACAGCTATGGAAAACACAATGAATGCAAAGTCTATGGAGAATGTAAGCGAGCTTTCATTTAATGCATCAACATCCGGAATGCCCCAGGAAGTACAGGATCAGTTAGCTCCCATACTTCAGATGGTTAATGATGCAAAATTAAACATGGTGGCAAAGAGCAGTGTAAACGAAGACAATACAATAGCTAAAACTTCACTTGAAATGGTTTTGGATTCACAAGAGTTGATGGAATTAGGATTCTGGATGGATATGGACTTAACAGGAGAAACTTCAAAACAGCAGGCAATAGTAAAGCTTTCTGAACTTTTAAATATGGATCTTCCTGCAGAATTAATGGACAAGGAATATATGGTTATTGATTCCGAAGATATGGAAGATGGAGCGGCAGAAGCCGTACTTGTGGATTATGCACAGATGGCTGCCTTAAACCAGCAGTTCATAAATGAAATGGCAAAAGCCATAGAAGAATATATGCAAACTCCGGGTACAGAAGATTTCGTTGCATACAAAGGAGAAAAAACTGTAATGACTCCTGCAGGTCAAGTAAATGCCAAAGCTTACGAAGTAAAGGTTGACAATAAAGCATTGGAACAATTCTTAACTCTATTGGCAGGAGAAGACCAGGATTTATCAGACCTTGATATCCTTGGCGACAAGGGAATTGTAATAACTTATTATATAGCTGACGGATATATAGTTGGTCAGGATATGGTATTTGATTTACAGTTAGACCTTTCCAAAATGGGTGATGTTATTGGCGAAGAAGAAGCTGCAGAGCCTATGACTGGAATAATAAATATAGAGTTCAATATGAGCAGTGTGACTTACAACATCGGCGGAGAAGTTGAAGTAACTTTCCCGGAACTCACTGAAGATAATTCCTTCAACTACAAAGAGATAGAAAATTATACTTTTGAATAA
- a CDS encoding sensor histidine kinase codes for MQSIKKRLSIILILSAALAILFSALLVNHTINRTFNEYLSDNQAKRDERIIHYFEEVYKKDKRWTYNSGIEIMHEAYMSNYCLTLFDADKKVVWGMDPGDVRISSHFYYMSRQNEGIYTTNNYEIKFDGETVGYIEIGQYAPVLLSKEDMEFKLAVNKSIALSVLITILIAGLLSLLLSKQFSKPLIEVSDTSVKLSKGNYDARSRETSKIIEIKNLNDSINILGERLKRQDSIRKRLISDISHEIRTPLNILENNLEAMADGIVPVSNERLMALNDEIIRFGRLLDNLNILKEFEAEEVEMNIIKIAIDKVIGAVIKDYEEELRNKNIEVSFNSDDAEYFVMGDADKLKQVFINIISNAVKFSNEGGKIWIDLDDDKSNIIIKIKDNGIGIAEKDLPFIFERLYRGDKSRNSIEGSGIGLTIVKRILMLHSADISIESRYGEGTAVTVVFNKAI; via the coding sequence ATGCAAAGCATTAAAAAGAGATTAAGTATAATACTGATTTTAAGCGCCGCCCTTGCTATACTGTTTTCCGCCTTGCTTGTGAATCACACCATAAATAGGACTTTCAATGAATATCTATCAGATAATCAGGCAAAGAGGGATGAAAGAATTATACACTATTTTGAGGAAGTTTATAAAAAGGATAAGAGATGGACATACAATTCGGGTATTGAGATAATGCACGAGGCATATATGAGCAATTACTGCCTTACCCTTTTTGATGCAGATAAAAAAGTAGTGTGGGGTATGGACCCGGGCGATGTAAGGATAAGCAGTCATTTTTATTACATGAGCAGGCAGAATGAAGGGATATATACTACCAATAATTACGAGATAAAGTTCGACGGAGAAACAGTGGGCTATATTGAAATCGGCCAGTATGCACCTGTATTGCTGTCTAAAGAGGACATGGAATTTAAGCTGGCTGTAAATAAAAGCATTGCATTAAGCGTTTTGATTACCATATTAATTGCAGGGCTGTTGAGCTTATTATTATCAAAGCAGTTTTCTAAACCATTGATCGAAGTTTCGGATACATCGGTTAAGCTGTCTAAAGGGAATTATGATGCCAGAAGCAGAGAGACAAGCAAAATTATTGAAATAAAAAATTTAAATGACAGTATCAATATTTTAGGTGAAAGGCTAAAAAGGCAGGATTCCATAAGAAAAAGGCTTATTTCGGATATATCTCATGAGATAAGGACTCCTCTGAACATATTGGAGAACAATTTAGAAGCCATGGCAGACGGCATAGTACCTGTGTCAAATGAAAGGCTCATGGCATTAAATGATGAAATAATAAGATTCGGAAGGTTACTGGATAATCTTAATATTTTAAAGGAGTTTGAGGCTGAAGAAGTTGAAATGAATATAATTAAAATTGCAATTGACAAGGTAATTGGTGCAGTCATAAAGGATTATGAAGAGGAACTTAGAAACAAAAATATAGAAGTAAGTTTTAACAGTGATGATGCAGAATATTTTGTAATGGGGGATGCGGATAAATTAAAACAGGTTTTTATAAACATTATTTCAAATGCTGTGAAATTTTCCAATGAAGGCGGGAAAATATGGATTGATTTGGATGATGACAAATCAAACATAATCATAAAAATAAAGGATAATGGCATAGGAATTGCCGAAAAGGACTTACCCTTTATTTTTGAAAGGCTGTATAGGGGAGATAAAAGCAGAAACAGTATAGAAGGAAGCGGTATCGGGTTGACCATAGTAAAGAGAATATTAATGCTTCACTCAGCTGATATCAGCATTGAAAGCCGGTATGGAGAAGGTACAGCTGTAACCGTTGTTTTTAATAAAGCTATATAA